Below is a window of Desulfobotulus mexicanus DNA.
CCGATTCATCACGGATGCCCACAGTCCAGTAGCCCTGAAGACCATGGACCGCTTTCTCTGCCCAAGTCCGCCAGCGCGGTCCTGCCGAAAGAGCAAGTTCTGTTATATGCATTTCTACACCACCATAAATCCATATGACCGTTACCGTTGTATCTTCGGGAATATCCCTTGCTTCAAGAAAGCAGAAAACCCTGGATGTACCTGTAGGAACCAATGATGTGTTGCCTACAGGTTCCCTGTTTTCAATGCCCTCAGTAATAATCAGACGTGCAATACTGAACCCATCAGCAGATACTGCTGATGGAAAAAACATGACAAGGGTGATAAAAACCCATATCAGAAAACACTTTTTCATGAAAAATCCCCTCCGGTAATTTTTTAAAGTTCAATGCTTTAAAAAAGCTGCCCCACAGACTGACACCTGTTCCCATGAAACCTTGCACTGGACAACAGGCCTAAATCCAATGCTTCATAATTTATGCATTAAAACAAGGATTTCATCTATAGCACTTTGTATATTTTGAAATAAAGAAAAAACGGCTGCATTCATGTACAAAACCAGAAAGTGATAATAAAGCTGACACCATGTTTTAAATAAATGCAGCATTACGGACAGAATACACACCTGTCTTTCATCATATAATTGTTAAAGATTGCACAATTCATTTTTTTTTAAGTTCAAGACAGAAAAAAACAATATAAAATCAGAATCTTGAAACTTTTAAAACCGATTCATCATAATAAAAAATGGATTTGCATTCGAAATGTGATTATATATTCACATGGTATCAAGCTTGCAGAAACACTCAGCATGAACCAATTCGCCCCGAACGCTCAAAAAGGGGCATATCTTTTTCACTCTCTTTCCTGAGGAGGTACTCTATGCGCAACCGGATTCTAAGTTTCACCTTTACTGTCATTTGCAGCCTCGCACTGGTTTTTTCCGCATCGGCTGCTTCCGTGGAAAAACCCTTTACTATTGGTGCTGCCATTGGTTATGCCGTGGAAAACTTTAACATAGATCCAGATCAGGACAATTCATTTGCAGCCCATGTAAACATAGGGTACCGCTGGATGGATGCCCTGGCAACGGAATTTCAGTTTGACCACATGCGTAAATTTGATGTGGACAATCCCTTTTCCAGAGACAGTCTGGATGTAAACACTTACATCCTCATGTTCAAATACTATCCCCCCTTTGGCGAAGTCACCCGTGCCTATCTGGGGCTGGGTGTGGGCCTCATGGATGTAACAGTGAATTATAAAGGTGGCGAAGAAAAGCTGCCCGGCTATGTAAGCAACCGCACCCGGGCCTGTGGCAAACTGGGCATGGGCCTTGAGCGCAGCATCA
It encodes the following:
- a CDS encoding DUF2914 domain-containing protein, producing the protein MKKCFLIWVFITLVMFFPSAVSADGFSIARLIITEGIENREPVGNTSLVPTGTSRVFCFLEARDIPEDTTVTVIWIYGGVEMHITELALSAGPRWRTWAEKAVHGLQGYWTVGIRDESGNLIGVTSFMVE
- a CDS encoding porin family protein translates to MRNRILSFTFTVICSLALVFSASAASVEKPFTIGAAIGYAVENFNIDPDQDNSFAAHVNIGYRWMDALATEFQFDHMRKFDVDNPFSRDSLDVNTYILMFKYYPPFGEVTRAYLGLGVGLMDVTVNYKGGEEKLPGYVSNRTRACGKLGMGLERSISEHWILEGAAGYVGGHDGLDEIDYFTWHLGLKYRF